GCTTCTGCTGTCTCACTTGCCAGTGCTCATGAAGTTGCCATGCATTATAACACAGCTTTTGGTTCCTCTGCTGTGGCTTGCAACTATATGGTTGTCTGCTTAGCTGGTGGTTACTTTGCTCTAGGAAGGATTCTTTATTTCCTCTCCAAagagaaattagccattcctggCACAGATCTTGCCAAAAATAAGGCCCGTGAGCAGATCCAGTCCACCAGTGTCAGCATGAATCATTTTGCAGTCACTGGTCTTATCCTGAACATGCTGTCTGCCAGTGTCTTCGGCTGTAGGCTCCTGGGTGTCACTAGCAAACTATTTATTGGTCAAGTGCCCTGGCTGTGGGCTGCCGGGATCTACCAGATTGGAGTCTGCATTTTATCATACCGTGCAATGGACGCTCTAATGGCTACATTCTTTGGTTTCACTTCCATCCTGAAATTTGCTGGGGGCTATTGCCTTCTATACCCAATCTGGCAAACAGAGGAGCCAACTTTTCCTATCCCATTCCTTGTGgttttttcaattctttttgcAGTCTTGGCTCTTTTTCTCACTCTTAAGAGCCTGGCGGATGGCCTGTATTTGCTGTTTTATGTGGCCTACTGCATTGCATTAGCTTGTTGTCCCAAGGGATTTTTCGAAGGCGGACCCCAAGGAATGGATGTGGCCATCTTTGTGGCCTCAGCCTTGATGACTCTGATTCACCTGTACAATGTGAAAGCAGGTGCCAAAATCCCAACAGGGGAGGGTGTTGTGAAGGCCCTGCTTGCTAGCAGCAGTTTTCTGAAGCTTCGTGAAGGGGCAAACCTTCACACACCCTACCTAGGGTATTCCAAGTATGCAGATGCTGAAGTACTTGGCTATGCATGTAGTGTCCTCGCATCGTTTTCAATTACAGTGACTGGGGACCCACAAGCTCCACTTGCTACTGTTGTAATTCCATGGGTAGTGGTAGCTGGTGGGATCCTTAAGCTTCTAAGTGGCTCAGTGGCCTTTGCCCGGGGTAAAACCCTGGAGAGCAGTGCCTTCATTCTTTATGCTGTCATGTGGATCATCTGGGGCTTGACAAGATACGGGGGCCTCTATGGCACTAGCAGAAGCTTCCACACAGCAGTAGGGATTATTGCTTTCATGCTCTTCAATAGCTTCATTGTCTTCTGCACGCTCTTCTTAAGCATCAGCTGGTTCTTTTACTCCCTCACTTTCTTGCTCATTGCTGTCAGCTTCTTGTTGGATGCCATCAGTGCTCTTCCAGCTGGCTATGACATTGCTGCCACTCTCATCTTTGGTCTGGTCAGCTTTTACTGCTTCCTATCTGCCCTTTTCAACAGCACCTTTGAGGGTTCCTGCTTACCAATGGGTAGGCCCCTTGTGCAGCTTAGTGGTGTGGGGGGAGGAATGACCAAGTGCCTTCACCTGCCTGCCAGGAAAGCTTCCTCAGTCAAGAGAATTGCAGGTAAGGGAAATATATAGGGGATTATGCAGGGTGGAGGGGTAATTCTGGGAGATTTTGTAGCAGAACGCTATTAAAAGGATGTTTTTTCAATCTAGACATGGAAACCATGATAATCTGATTGTATTTTGACCAAGTGGGCCAAGTTTTAGAAACTAAAATCACTATGGGGGAAAATAGGATCAATTCCTTGGTAGGACTTGGGTTTAGCAGTGAACTCACTGCTGTCTCTCCTATATCATGTCACTGTCAGCACATGCAGTCTGAAACGTGTATCCTCCAAGGCTAGGGCTCCCACTGACAGCTTTCTACAGAGTGCACATGGTGCTTGCTTTCTCCACAGGGCTGAATGACTTCTAGCCCAGATGAATATGTCCCAGAATTCCCCTAAATGCCAGATCTCTTCTTGGGTGAATGCTAGAAAATGCACTGTCAGAGGAAATACTTTGCCAGTTGGAAAAAGGAGATGAGAGCACTGAATTGGCTGTTTTGTCTGTGACAGCTCTCCCGTGAATTACAGACCCTCACTTCTAGTCACTCAAGGGATTCTGCCCTGTTCACATGTCAACAGATATCCTGAAGAATGGAGGGACTTGCGGCATCCCCACTGACACTGTGTATGTGCTTGTAGCAGCCTGTAATCGGCCTGATGCTGTGGAGAAAGCTCACCGGTGAGTAT
The Lagopus muta isolate bLagMut1 chromosome 13, bLagMut1 primary, whole genome shotgun sequence genome window above contains:
- the LOC125699703 gene encoding uncharacterized protein LOC125699703, whose product is MAVRKAESLHYSIGLLGISAGSLLLAVHFYSSLRAAPVIPSTALGILLLILSSLLAYAGIWRSLRNATLFSSLFLTISVFWCGYGVVFILQGQGVLNDTGDFRNALVPGLVTFILALLIIAVVGFLNREVILAVIASAVSLASAHEVAMHYNTAFGSSAVACNYMVVCLAGGYFALGRILYFLSKEKLAIPGTDLAKNKAREQIQSTSVSMNHFAVTGLILNMLSASVFGCRLLGVTSKLFIGQVPWLWAAGIYQIGVCILSYRAMDALMATFFGFTSILKFAGGYCLLYPIWQTEEPTFPIPFLVVFSILFAVLALFLTLKSLADGLYLLFYVAYCIALACCPKGFFEGGPQGMDVAIFVASALMTLIHLYNVKAGAKIPTGEGVVKALLASSSFLKLREGANLHTPYLGYSKYADAEVLGYACSVLASFSITVTGDPQAPLATVVIPWVVVAGGILKLLSGSVAFARGKTLESSAFILYAVMWIIWGLTRYGGLYGTSRSFHTAVGIIAFMLFNSFIVFCTLFLSISWFFYSLTFLLIAVSFLLDAISALPAGYDIAATLIFGLVSFYCFLSALFNSTFEGSCLPMGRPLVQLSGVGGGMTKCLHLPARKASSVKRIADILKNGGTCGIPTDTVYVLVAACNRPDAVEKAHRSKRQAQERPMSLWISSLKQLEPAKHLFSPLLWDFMDAAWPSPISLVIPRGKWVDFLGMKDSAKYVGTPQSVAIRIPDCSVTTHLIDLVGPIVVTSANPTGEADTTHHNQVYAKLGDKVDAVLCDGPSPENIASTVVDCTKIDSGNIGFFRVGIIPKSQVLQILEQVQKKHSVVPNSDGCTTKGQEEHLNHVHAVHNGVGMAASAQRFALRSADGGRENHTRL